The following are encoded together in the Deinococcus soli (ex Cha et al. 2016) genome:
- the mscL gene encoding large conductance mechanosensitive channel protein MscL → MLSGFRDFIMRGNIVDLAIAVATGAAFTALVGAFSTAFINPLIKLATGGGAVGGKFVINGVEFDYGLFITALITFLITMLVLYVVVVTPYNRFRERLAKPAAPVVVEPTAQEKLLAEIRDELRRRP, encoded by the coding sequence ATGCTGAGTGGATTCAGAGACTTCATCATGCGCGGCAACATCGTGGACCTCGCCATCGCCGTCGCGACGGGTGCAGCCTTTACCGCACTGGTGGGCGCCTTCTCGACAGCCTTCATCAACCCGCTGATCAAACTGGCGACCGGCGGCGGCGCCGTCGGCGGCAAGTTCGTGATCAACGGTGTGGAATTCGACTACGGCCTGTTCATCACGGCGCTCATCACCTTCCTGATCACCATGCTCGTCCTGTACGTCGTGGTCGTCACGCCCTACAACCGCTTCCGCGAGCGCCTGGCCAAACCCGCCGCACCGGTCGTCGTGGAACCCACCGCCCAGGAAAAACTGCTGGCCGAGATCCGCGACGAACTGCGCCGCCGCCCCTGA
- a CDS encoding xanthine dehydrogenase family protein molybdopterin-binding subunit — MKPVTRRRVLIGLGSGAGLLVVGVPLALTAGRPALVEFIEENGTGPQDAPRDPDLWFEVTPAGVTFFVPKVEMGQGIHTALAQIAAEELEVTPEQLTVRQADTARGYAGGTMFTFGSTSVKALYRPLREAAATLRELLREEAARQLGVPAARLTAAGGSFFLAGSRQRIPYAQVVAGKQGEWVIPEAAPTLKARRDFKRIGRAMPRTDFRDKVLGTATYGYDARLPGMLFGAVARPPRFGARLVSASAGAAGRQPGVVRVVIDLKAGFAGVVARTRTQARAALPSLDLRWEGGTTASSADLDAQIQAGSGSVLRRRGNVRAALSGGTVVQAEYRTPLAAHAHLEPLAALADVQAGGRIEVWASTQYPQMVIDDLRGVFGKDREVLVHPTQLGGGFGRKAGQHAALEAARLSAAVGRPVHVGWTREEDLQHAFYRPPTHHVLRGSVGADGGLRGVEQFTAGGDIIWGQTGLPEFVRDALGFDPGGLAGQFLPYDLPAYRVVNRREALPVPTGYWRGLGVLPNTFALESFMDELAHAAQADPLAFRLRHLGPGGDGGRLRTVLERAARAAGWGTPVAAGRARGVACCLDLNTASALVAEVSVEDGRVQVHRVTVAVDPGLVVNPDGARLQIQGSVMMALSSALHEELTIQDGRVVESNFDRYRLLPLRDAPEVEVLLIESGEDPQGLGEPVMGPAAAAVANAVFTLTGQRLRTLPLRPGS; from the coding sequence GTGAAGCCCGTCACGCGCCGCCGGGTCCTGATCGGCCTGGGGAGTGGCGCGGGCCTGCTGGTGGTGGGGGTGCCGCTGGCGCTGACCGCGGGCCGCCCGGCGCTCGTGGAGTTCATCGAGGAGAACGGCACCGGGCCGCAGGACGCGCCCCGCGACCCGGACCTGTGGTTCGAGGTGACGCCCGCCGGGGTGACGTTCTTCGTCCCGAAGGTCGAGATGGGGCAGGGCATTCACACGGCGCTGGCTCAGATTGCGGCGGAGGAACTGGAGGTCACGCCGGAGCAGCTGACGGTTCGGCAGGCGGACACGGCGCGCGGGTACGCGGGCGGGACGATGTTCACGTTCGGTTCGACCAGCGTAAAGGCGCTGTACCGGCCCCTGCGCGAGGCAGCGGCGACCCTGCGGGAACTGCTGCGGGAGGAGGCGGCGCGGCAGCTGGGCGTTCCGGCGGCGCGGCTGACGGCAGCGGGTGGGTCGTTCTTCTTGGCGGGTTCGCGCCAGCGCATCCCGTACGCGCAGGTCGTGGCGGGCAAGCAGGGCGAATGGGTGATCCCGGAGGCCGCCCCCACGCTGAAGGCGCGGCGGGACTTCAAGCGGATCGGGCGGGCCATGCCGCGCACGGACTTCCGGGACAAGGTGCTGGGCACGGCCACGTACGGGTACGACGCGCGCCTGCCGGGCATGCTGTTCGGGGCGGTGGCGCGCCCGCCGAGGTTCGGGGCGCGGCTGGTGTCGGCGTCGGCGGGCGCGGCGGGGCGGCAGCCGGGCGTGGTGCGGGTCGTGATCGACCTGAAAGCGGGTTTTGCGGGGGTGGTCGCGCGGACGCGCACGCAGGCCCGCGCGGCGCTGCCCTCCCTGGACCTGCGCTGGGAGGGCGGCACGACTGCCAGCAGCGCCGACCTGGACGCGCAGATTCAGGCGGGGTCGGGCTCGGTGCTGCGGCGGCGCGGGAACGTCCGCGCGGCCCTTTCCGGGGGGACGGTGGTGCAGGCCGAGTACCGCACGCCGCTGGCCGCGCACGCGCACCTGGAACCGCTGGCGGCGCTGGCGGACGTGCAGGCGGGCGGGCGGATCGAGGTGTGGGCGTCCACGCAGTACCCGCAGATGGTCATCGACGACCTGCGCGGCGTGTTCGGTAAGGACCGCGAGGTGCTGGTCCACCCGACGCAGCTGGGCGGCGGCTTCGGGCGCAAGGCGGGGCAGCATGCGGCGCTGGAGGCCGCGCGGCTCTCGGCGGCGGTCGGCAGGCCCGTGCATGTCGGCTGGACGCGCGAGGAGGACCTCCAGCACGCCTTCTACCGGCCGCCCACCCATCACGTCCTGCGCGGCAGTGTGGGCGCGGACGGTGGGCTGCGGGGCGTGGAGCAGTTCACGGCGGGCGGCGACATCATCTGGGGGCAGACCGGCCTGCCGGAGTTCGTGCGGGACGCGCTGGGCTTCGATCCGGGCGGCCTGGCGGGGCAGTTCCTGCCGTACGACCTCCCGGCGTACCGGGTCGTGAACCGCCGCGAGGCGCTGCCCGTCCCGACCGGGTACTGGCGCGGGCTGGGCGTGCTGCCGAACACGTTCGCGCTGGAGAGCTTCATGGATGAACTCGCGCACGCGGCGCAGGCGGACCCACTGGCGTTCCGGCTGCGGCACCTGGGGCCCGGCGGGGACGGGGGTCGCCTGCGGACCGTGCTGGAGCGCGCCGCTCGGGCGGCCGGGTGGGGCACGCCCGTCGCGGCAGGCCGGGCACGGGGCGTGGCGTGCTGCCTGGACCTGAACACCGCCTCGGCACTGGTCGCGGAGGTCTCGGTGGAGGATGGGCGGGTGCAGGTGCACCGCGTGACGGTCGCCGTGGACCCCGGGCTGGTCGTGAACCCGGACGGCGCGCGACTGCAGATCCAGGGGTCGGTAATGATGGCCCTGAGTTCCGCGCTGCACGAGGAACTGACCATTCAGGACGGGCGGGTGGTCGAATCGAACTTCGACCGGTACCGCCTCCTGCCCCTGCGGGACGCGCCGGAAGTCGAGGTGCTCCTGATCGAGAGCGGCGAGGACCCGCAGGGCCTGGGGGAACCCGTGATGGGCCCGGCGGCGGCCGCCGTGGCGAACGCGGTGTTCACCCTGACCGGCCAGCGCCTGCGGACCCTGCCCCTGCGGCCCGGAAGTTGA
- a CDS encoding serine hydrolase — MRPLTAALIVLTATLPAQAQTPTQTPSSPAAAVTRLFSGPVQPAWLAPSFLAALPTEALQAALDGLTAQLGAFVRTEPRGDLLVAVFERGELNVLAALDDQGRFTGLRFAPLLTTAQAPGVGSPREVLTRIFGGPFDATLFAPSFLAAVPEAQLRALLADVTAQFGALKDVRVGAQIAGLIFERGQLNVTQFSLDDQGRVTGLLLTPPPPVFTSLDETRAAFAALPGQVSLLVQEVGAPTPAAALNVTRPLAVGSTFKLAILAELQSQVSAGQKQWTDEVTLTDADRSLPSGTLQDAPTGSRYTLRDLAARMIAQSDNTATDLLLGVVGRAGVEARFGQRPFPSTREAFALKNPANAALLAAYRAAVLNVPARRAVLDRARMAPLPAATDFAGGPLARDVEWFATPATLCRLMAGVAALKETQLNPGVADPARFRSVSYKGGSEPGVLNLTTQITTLTGRTYCVSATWNAPGPLQEDAFVGLYGATLDLLR; from the coding sequence ATGCGCCCCCTCACCGCTGCCCTGATCGTCCTGACCGCCACCCTGCCCGCGCAGGCCCAGACGCCCACTCAGACGCCATCCAGTCCGGCGGCCGCCGTGACGCGCCTGTTCAGCGGGCCGGTGCAGCCGGCGTGGCTGGCGCCGTCCTTCCTGGCGGCCCTGCCGACCGAGGCGCTCCAGGCGGCCCTGGACGGCCTGACTGCCCAGCTGGGTGCGTTCGTGCGGACCGAGCCGCGCGGCGACCTGCTCGTGGCGGTGTTCGAACGCGGTGAACTGAACGTGCTGGCCGCGCTGGACGACCAGGGACGCTTCACGGGCCTGCGGTTCGCGCCGCTCCTGACGACAGCCCAGGCTCCCGGGGTGGGTTCGCCGCGCGAGGTGCTGACCCGCATCTTCGGCGGGCCGTTCGACGCCACGCTGTTCGCCCCGTCCTTCCTGGCGGCCGTGCCGGAGGCGCAGCTGCGCGCCCTGCTGGCGGACGTCACGGCGCAGTTCGGCGCCCTGAAGGACGTGCGGGTCGGCGCGCAGATCGCGGGGCTGATCTTCGAGCGGGGGCAGCTGAACGTGACGCAGTTCTCGCTGGACGACCAGGGCCGCGTGACGGGACTGCTCCTCACGCCGCCCCCGCCGGTCTTCACGTCGCTGGACGAGACCCGCGCGGCCTTTGCTGCCCTGCCCGGTCAGGTCAGCCTGCTCGTGCAGGAGGTGGGGGCGCCCACGCCTGCCGCCGCGCTGAACGTCACGCGGCCCCTGGCGGTCGGGTCCACGTTCAAGCTGGCGATCCTGGCCGAACTGCAATCACAGGTGAGCGCCGGGCAGAAACAGTGGACGGACGAGGTGACCCTGACCGACGCAGACCGCAGCCTGCCCAGCGGCACCCTGCAGGACGCCCCCACCGGCAGCCGCTACACGCTGCGGGACCTGGCGGCGCGGATGATCGCGCAGAGCGACAACACCGCCACCGACCTGCTGCTGGGCGTGGTGGGCCGCGCGGGCGTGGAGGCCCGGTTCGGCCAGCGGCCCTTCCCCAGCACCCGCGAGGCCTTCGCCCTGAAGAATCCCGCGAACGCCGCGCTGCTCGCCGCGTACCGCGCCGCTGTCCTGAACGTGCCCGCGCGCCGGGCGGTGCTGGACCGCGCCCGCATGGCGCCGCTGCCCGCCGCCACCGACTTCGCGGGCGGCCCCCTGGCGCGGGACGTGGAGTGGTTCGCTACACCGGCCACGCTGTGCCGCCTGATGGCCGGGGTGGCGGCCCTGAAGGAGACGCAGCTGAACCCCGGCGTGGCCGACCCGGCGCGCTTCCGCAGCGTGAGTTACAAGGGCGGCAGCGAGCCCGGCGTGCTGAACCTGACCACGCAGATCACCACCCTGACCGGGCGCACGTACTGCGTGAGTGCCACCTGGAACGCCCCGGGGCCCCTGCAGGAGGACGCGTTCGTCGGGCTGTACGGCGCGACCCTGGATCTCCTGCGGTGA
- the chrA gene encoding chromate efflux transporter, whose protein sequence is MHVLEVFTVFLRLGLSSFGGPVAHLGFFRAEFVERRAWLSDAEYAELVAVANFLPGPSSSQVGLAVGLRRAGWAGAGAAWLGFTLPSALLMALLGGTLAGGAADGAGWVQGVKLAAVAVVAQAVAGMWGALVMDRVRAGLALGAAAALLVLPAWWPGAGGWGTLGVLGLCALIGWRTLTAPVTEGQALRVPVSRRAGTALLALCAALAVTLAGLSALGGGWALLWATFRAGALVFGGGHVVLPLLEPAFVPALLPHGAFVAGYGAANAMPGPLFTFASYLGAAAAPALGLGAGVGALLGTLGIFLPGALLMLGALPFWSALSGRMGARAALAGVNAGVVGLLLAALYTPVFTGAVRGPADLAGVLLAYAALTAGRVPAWVVVPVCAALGWLLGGG, encoded by the coding sequence ATGCACGTTCTGGAGGTCTTCACGGTGTTCCTGCGGCTGGGCCTGTCGAGTTTCGGGGGGCCGGTGGCGCACCTGGGCTTCTTCCGGGCGGAGTTCGTGGAGCGCCGCGCGTGGCTCAGTGACGCGGAGTACGCGGAGCTGGTGGCGGTGGCGAACTTCCTGCCGGGCCCGAGCAGCTCGCAGGTGGGGCTGGCGGTGGGTCTGCGCCGGGCCGGGTGGGCGGGGGCGGGCGCGGCGTGGCTGGGGTTCACGCTGCCGAGCGCGCTGCTCATGGCGCTGCTGGGCGGGACGCTGGCGGGCGGCGCGGCGGACGGGGCGGGGTGGGTGCAGGGCGTGAAGCTGGCGGCCGTGGCGGTCGTGGCGCAGGCGGTGGCGGGCATGTGGGGCGCGCTGGTGATGGACCGGGTGCGGGCGGGGCTGGCGCTGGGCGCGGCGGCGGCGCTGCTGGTCCTGCCCGCGTGGTGGCCGGGGGCGGGCGGGTGGGGCACGCTGGGCGTGCTGGGCCTGTGCGCGCTGATCGGCTGGCGCACCCTGACGGCGCCGGTCACAGAGGGGCAGGCGCTGCGCGTGCCGGTGTCGCGCCGGGCGGGCACGGCGCTGCTGGCCCTGTGCGCGGCGCTGGCGGTCACCCTCGCGGGCCTGTCGGCCCTGGGGGGCGGCTGGGCGCTGCTGTGGGCGACCTTCCGGGCGGGCGCGCTGGTGTTCGGCGGGGGTCACGTGGTGCTGCCGCTGCTGGAACCCGCGTTCGTGCCGGCCCTGCTGCCGCACGGGGCGTTCGTGGCCGGCTACGGCGCGGCGAACGCCATGCCGGGGCCGCTGTTCACCTTCGCGTCGTACCTGGGGGCCGCCGCCGCGCCCGCCCTGGGCCTGGGGGCAGGGGTGGGGGCGCTGCTGGGCACGCTGGGCATCTTCCTGCCGGGCGCGCTGCTCATGCTGGGAGCGCTGCCGTTCTGGTCCGCGCTGAGTGGCCGCATGGGCGCGCGCGCGGCGCTGGCGGGCGTGAACGCGGGCGTGGTGGGCCTGCTGCTGGCGGCGCTGTACACGCCGGTGTTCACGGGCGCGGTGCGCGGCCCGGCCGACCTGGCGGGCGTGCTGCTGGCCTACGCGGCGCTGACGGCTGGGCGGGTCCCGGCGTGGGTGGTCGTGCCGGTCTGCGCGGCGCTGGGCTGGCTGCTGGGCGGCGGCTGA
- a CDS encoding DUF512 domain-containing protein, which produces MTAAEQIQDQVFPAPIKTVEAGSAAERAGVRPGDVLLRVNGQAVTDVLAYRHLLSQGRATLEIARPQEAPRVMTGVPGTAQDHHRLFLTAAPSLDDTFTFSVEWEDPGLEFEEVLFDGIKKCANKCDFCYVHQMPRGFRKSLYIMDDDYRLSFLYGSFVTLTNLSEHDIQRIEDENLSPLYVSVHTANQDLRQDMMKWWRLKVKDPQAVQIRSMIERLEQIDLYTQIVLVPERNDRENLDETVEYLSSRPNVISAAVVPIGLTSHRTNLPDVRVFSREEAQDTLRRLNVWRKQFLAERGTRFVFPSDELYLLAGEPLPSEEEYEGFPMLENGVGMIRDFLTEGVPDLPAALPEPRRVILGTGTLFAESLDRAVEPLRAIRNLSIEVRAVENKTFGKVTTVAGLLTGRCFRHAVKPGEADLLIVPPTTLRYGTELMLDDVSLDDLRAELRMDIRSGGSTLGELTRVILQGAQSSGPQFGMSAHAVKDTAEPISVQVAEQNMRGQA; this is translated from the coding sequence GTGACGGCAGCCGAACAGATACAGGATCAGGTGTTTCCCGCGCCCATCAAGACCGTGGAGGCGGGCAGCGCCGCCGAACGTGCGGGCGTGCGTCCGGGCGACGTGCTGCTGCGCGTGAACGGGCAGGCCGTCACGGACGTCCTCGCGTACCGCCACCTGCTCTCGCAGGGCCGGGCGACGCTGGAGATCGCCCGCCCGCAGGAGGCGCCGCGCGTCATGACCGGCGTGCCCGGCACCGCGCAGGACCACCACCGCCTCTTCCTGACCGCGGCGCCCAGTCTGGACGACACGTTCACGTTCAGCGTCGAGTGGGAGGACCCGGGCCTGGAGTTCGAGGAGGTGCTGTTCGACGGCATCAAGAAGTGCGCGAACAAGTGCGACTTCTGCTACGTGCACCAGATGCCGCGCGGCTTCCGCAAGAGCCTGTACATCATGGACGACGACTACCGTCTGAGCTTCCTGTACGGCTCGTTCGTGACCCTGACGAACCTCTCCGAGCATGACATCCAGCGGATTGAGGACGAGAACCTCTCGCCGCTGTACGTGTCGGTCCACACCGCGAACCAGGACCTGCGCCAGGACATGATGAAGTGGTGGCGCCTGAAGGTGAAGGACCCCCAGGCCGTGCAGATCCGCTCCATGATCGAGCGGCTGGAGCAGATCGACCTGTACACGCAGATCGTGCTCGTGCCCGAACGCAACGACCGCGAGAACCTCGACGAGACCGTTGAGTACCTGTCGAGCCGCCCTAACGTGATCAGCGCGGCGGTCGTGCCGATCGGCCTGACCAGCCACCGCACGAACCTCCCGGACGTGCGCGTGTTCTCCCGCGAGGAAGCGCAGGACACCCTGCGGCGCCTGAACGTGTGGCGCAAGCAGTTCCTCGCCGAGCGCGGCACCCGCTTCGTGTTCCCGTCGGACGAACTGTACCTGCTGGCCGGCGAGCCGCTCCCCAGCGAGGAGGAGTACGAGGGCTTCCCCATGCTGGAAAACGGCGTGGGCATGATCCGCGACTTCCTCACCGAGGGCGTCCCGGACCTGCCTGCCGCGCTGCCCGAACCGCGCCGCGTGATCCTGGGCACCGGCACGCTGTTCGCCGAGTCCCTCGACCGCGCCGTGGAACCCCTGCGGGCCATCAGGAACCTCAGCATCGAGGTGCGTGCCGTCGAGAACAAGACCTTCGGGAAGGTCACGACCGTCGCGGGGCTCCTGACGGGCCGCTGCTTCCGGCACGCGGTGAAGCCGGGCGAGGCCGACCTGCTGATCGTGCCGCCCACCACCCTGCGCTACGGCACGGAACTCATGCTCGACGACGTGAGCCTGGACGACCTGCGCGCCGAACTGCGCATGGACATCCGCTCGGGCGGCTCCACGCTGGGTGAACTGACCCGCGTGATTCTCCAGGGGGCGCAGAGCAGCGGCCCGCAGTTCGGCATGAGCGCCCACGCCGTCAAGGACACCGCCGAACCCATCTCGGTGCAGGTCGCCGAGCAGAACATGCGCGGGCAGGCGTAA
- a CDS encoding (2Fe-2S)-binding protein: MWAGVGVQLTVNGQRREVAHPDEMLVWVLRDELGLTGTHYGCGIGACGSCTVLVGGQVTRACLTPASAAAGREVTTVEGLARGEQLHPVQQAFLENPLQCGWCLPGHLMSAVALLGRTPDPTPAQIEEAAGINLCRCGGYNAIRRAVARAAELKREGL; the protein is encoded by the coding sequence ATGTGGGCAGGGGTCGGCGTGCAGCTGACCGTGAACGGCCAGCGCCGCGAGGTGGCGCACCCGGACGAGATGCTGGTGTGGGTGCTGCGCGATGAACTGGGCCTGACCGGCACGCACTACGGCTGCGGGATCGGCGCGTGCGGCAGCTGCACGGTGCTGGTCGGCGGGCAGGTGACCCGCGCGTGCCTGACCCCGGCGAGCGCGGCCGCAGGGCGGGAGGTGACGACCGTGGAGGGACTGGCGCGTGGGGAGCAGTTGCATCCGGTGCAGCAGGCGTTCCTGGAAAATCCGTTGCAGTGCGGGTGGTGCCTGCCCGGGCACCTGATGTCGGCAGTGGCGCTGCTGGGGCGCACCCCGGACCCCACGCCCGCGCAGATCGAGGAGGCGGCGGGCATCAACCTGTGCCGCTGCGGCGGGTACAACGCGATCCGCCGGGCGGTCGCCCGCGCCGCGGAACTGAAACGGGAGGGCCTGTGA
- a CDS encoding DinB family protein, with the protein MTKPLLDPAALAPMGATPEDVRARLDRELDLFHAHLRTRQQDWTRTQPGRDWSPAQEAEHVLKINDSIARGVGLLLSERELRPMPQTPGELTPDGRRVAPPHTQPGDTGLAWDDLDATWAHSRAGLSTVTGALRATPGRTLWHPFFGELDALDWTRMVAAHLYQHRKALERSAQPQSLQEPSLP; encoded by the coding sequence ATGACCAAACCGCTGCTGGACCCGGCCGCCCTGGCCCCCATGGGCGCCACGCCCGAGGACGTCCGCGCCCGTCTGGACCGCGAACTCGACCTGTTCCACGCGCACCTGCGGACCCGCCAGCAAGACTGGACCCGCACCCAGCCCGGGCGCGACTGGAGCCCCGCGCAGGAGGCCGAGCACGTCCTGAAGATCAACGACTCCATCGCGCGCGGCGTCGGTCTGCTGCTCTCGGAGCGGGAACTGCGCCCCATGCCGCAGACCCCCGGTGAACTCACGCCCGACGGCCGTCGCGTCGCCCCGCCCCATACCCAGCCCGGCGACACGGGCCTCGCCTGGGACGACCTGGACGCCACCTGGGCGCACAGCCGCGCGGGCCTGAGCACCGTCACGGGCGCGCTGCGGGCCACGCCCGGCCGCACCCTCTGGCACCCCTTCTTCGGGGAACTCGACGCGCTGGACTGGACCCGCATGGTCGCCGCGCACCTGTACCAGCACCGCAAGGCCCTGGAGCGCAGCGCCCAGCCGCAGAGCCTTCAGGAGCCGAGCCTCCCGTGA
- the serS gene encoding serine--tRNA ligase, which yields MLDIKFIRENAGAVKHAVEVKGVPIDIDDLLRIDRELVDLKQRVEAMQAERNANAKLVPKATPEERPTLIQRGKDLAEEIKLLDPALRAHEDNLRQLLLRVPNIPHASVPVGKDDNDNVELRREGTLPAFEFTPRDQVDLLEGQGWSDFERVARVSGSRSYLLKGEGALLEMAVQMFAMSFLAGRGFTPLSTTALVRPETLVNSGHFPGDEESVYKLEGDELMLAGTAEVPVNSLYAGEQLSADQLPMAFSAISGAFRREAGSAGRDVRGLIRVHEFRKVEQYVICRADEQEGMKWFETLLGNAEAILQALELPYRVVQNCTGDMGAGKVLMYDIETWVPSEQKYRETHSCSYLGDWQARRTGLRYRDETGKLVYAHTLNNTGIATPRILVPLLENHQRADGTIHVPEALRPYLGGKAVLGQPVH from the coding sequence ATGCTCGACATCAAGTTCATCCGTGAGAACGCCGGGGCCGTGAAGCACGCCGTGGAGGTCAAGGGCGTGCCCATCGACATCGACGACCTGCTGCGCATCGACCGCGAACTGGTGGACCTCAAGCAGCGCGTGGAGGCCATGCAGGCCGAACGCAACGCCAACGCCAAACTGGTGCCCAAGGCGACGCCCGAGGAGCGACCCACGCTGATCCAGCGCGGCAAGGACCTGGCCGAGGAGATCAAGTTGCTCGACCCGGCCCTGCGCGCCCACGAGGACAACCTCAGGCAGCTGCTGCTGCGCGTGCCGAACATCCCGCACGCCTCGGTGCCGGTCGGCAAGGACGACAATGACAACGTCGAGCTGCGCCGCGAAGGAACGCTCCCCGCGTTCGAGTTCACGCCGCGCGATCAGGTGGACCTGCTGGAGGGTCAGGGCTGGAGTGACTTCGAGCGGGTGGCGCGCGTGTCCGGGAGCCGCAGCTACCTTCTGAAGGGCGAGGGCGCGCTGCTGGAGATGGCCGTGCAGATGTTCGCCATGAGCTTCCTGGCGGGGCGGGGCTTCACGCCGCTGAGCACGACCGCACTGGTGCGCCCCGAGACGCTCGTGAACTCCGGGCACTTCCCCGGCGACGAGGAGAGCGTGTACAAGCTCGAAGGTGACGAGCTGATGCTGGCCGGCACCGCCGAGGTGCCCGTGAACAGCCTGTATGCCGGTGAGCAGCTGAGCGCCGACCAGCTGCCGATGGCGTTCTCCGCGATCAGCGGCGCGTTCCGCCGCGAGGCCGGGAGCGCCGGGCGGGACGTGCGCGGCCTGATCCGCGTGCATGAGTTCCGCAAGGTCGAGCAGTACGTCATCTGCCGCGCCGACGAGCAGGAGGGCATGAAGTGGTTCGAGACCCTGCTCGGCAACGCCGAGGCGATTCTGCAGGCGCTGGAACTGCCGTACCGCGTGGTGCAGAACTGCACGGGCGACATGGGCGCGGGCAAGGTCCTGATGTACGACATCGAGACCTGGGTGCCCAGCGAGCAGAAGTACCGCGAGACGCACTCCTGCTCGTACCTGGGCGACTGGCAGGCCCGCCGCACCGGCCTGCGCTACCGCGACGAGACCGGCAAGCTGGTGTACGCGCACACCCTGAACAACACCGGGATCGCCACGCCGCGCATCCTGGTGCCGCTGCTGGAAAACCACCAGCGGGCCGACGGGACCATCCACGTCCCCGAGGCGCTACGCCCGTACCTGGGTGGCAAGGCCGTCCTGGGCCAGCCCGTCCACTGA
- the gatC gene encoding Asp-tRNA(Asn)/Glu-tRNA(Gln) amidotransferase subunit GatC gives MIDAAQIDHLAQLARLHLTPEERAAMQADLTRVLGYFEQLNEVDTGGVPEMQRPVTLVNVLRDDVAGDVFPVATVTALAPESMPDGHIRVPRTVETD, from the coding sequence ATGATTGACGCGGCCCAGATCGACCATCTCGCGCAGCTCGCGCGGCTGCACCTGACTCCGGAGGAACGCGCGGCCATGCAGGCCGACCTGACCCGCGTGCTCGGCTACTTCGAACAGCTGAATGAGGTGGACACCGGCGGCGTGCCGGAGATGCAGCGCCCCGTGACCCTCGTGAACGTCCTGCGCGACGACGTGGCGGGCGACGTGTTCCCCGTGGCGACCGTCACTGCTCTGGCGCCCGAGAGCATGCCCGACGGCCACATCCGCGTGCCCCGCACCGTGGAGACCGACTGA
- a CDS encoding VC0807 family protein encodes MPGMTAAPTPTPANRSRVPKTVWDLIFTLVIPIMILSPNILGSGISVAEQVFGGGTTGNVRAYLLAALIPVGYVLWDLLVNRNVSPVALIGGAGAIFSGALAFWYVDGFWYAIKDSARSYLVGLLFLISAATSVPLFRVFLDATSIGESPEHRAATQTAMRDPVVRRGLVQGTVVFAVVDLIGGVVNSVVNYQRVTAKFGTDDFNAQIAAVNAVMRVPGLIISLVGVAGAVWLLNRAVTARYGAGASLFEPGKLAERLRERGEPVS; translated from the coding sequence ATGCCGGGTATGACCGCAGCTCCCACCCCCACGCCCGCCAACCGCTCCCGCGTGCCCAAGACCGTCTGGGACCTGATCTTCACGCTGGTCATTCCGATCATGATCCTCAGCCCGAATATCCTGGGCAGCGGCATCAGCGTCGCCGAGCAGGTGTTCGGGGGCGGCACCACCGGCAACGTCCGCGCGTACCTCCTCGCCGCGCTGATTCCCGTCGGGTACGTCCTGTGGGACCTCCTGGTGAACCGCAACGTCAGCCCCGTCGCCCTGATCGGCGGGGCAGGCGCGATCTTCAGCGGCGCGCTGGCCTTCTGGTACGTGGACGGCTTCTGGTACGCCATCAAGGACAGCGCCCGCTCGTACCTCGTGGGCCTGCTGTTCCTGATCAGCGCCGCCACCAGCGTGCCGCTGTTCCGCGTGTTCCTCGACGCGACCAGCATCGGCGAGAGCCCCGAACACCGCGCCGCCACCCAGACCGCCATGCGCGACCCGGTCGTCAGGCGCGGCCTGGTGCAGGGCACCGTCGTGTTCGCCGTGGTCGACCTGATCGGCGGCGTCGTGAACAGCGTCGTGAACTACCAGCGCGTCACCGCGAAGTTCGGCACGGACGACTTCAACGCCCAGATCGCCGCCGTGAACGCCGTCATGCGCGTCCCGGGCCTGATCATCAGCCTCGTGGGCGTCGCGGGCGCCGTGTGGCTCCTGAACCGCGCCGTGACCGCCCGCTACGGCGCGGGCGCCAGCCTCTTCGAACCCGGCAAGCTCGCTGAACGCCTGCGTGAACGCGGCGAACCTGTCAGCTGA